The Ochotona princeps isolate mOchPri1 chromosome 26, mOchPri1.hap1, whole genome shotgun sequence genome contains a region encoding:
- the MAX gene encoding protein max isoform X3, translating into MSDNDDIEVESDEEQPRFQSAASRAQILDKATEYIQYMRRKNHTHQQDIDDLKRQNALLEQQVRALEKARSSAQLQTNYPSSDSSLYTNAKGSTISAFDGGSDSSSESEPEEPQSRKKLRVEAN; encoded by the exons ATGAGCGATAACGATGACATCGAGGTGGAGAGCGAC GAAGAGCAGCCGAGGTTTCAATCTGCG GCATCCCGGGCCCAAATCCTAGACAAAGCCACAGAGTATATCCAGTATATGCGAAGGAAAaaccacacacaccagcaggacatCGACGACCTCAAGCGGCAGAATGCTCTTCTGGAGCAGCAAG TCCGTGCACTGGAGAAGGCGAGGTCAAGTGCCCAACTGCAGACCAACTACCCCTCCTCAGACAGCAGCCTCTACACCAACGCCAAGGGCAGCACCATCTCTGCCTTCGATGGTGGCTCGGACTCCAGTTCTGAGTCGGAGCCCGAAGAGCCCCAAAGCAGGAAGAAGCTCCGAGTGGAGGCCAACTAA
- the MAX gene encoding protein max isoform X1 → MSDNDDIEVESDEEQPRFQSAADKRAHHNALERKRRDHIKDSFHSLRDSVPSLQGEKASRAQILDKATEYIQYMRRKNHTHQQDIDDLKRQNALLEQQVRALEKARSSAQLQTNYPSSDSSLYTNAKGSTISAFDGGSDSSSESEPEEPQSRKKLRVEAN, encoded by the exons ATGAGCGATAACGATGACATCGAGGTGGAGAGCGAC GAAGAGCAGCCGAGGTTTCAATCTGCG GCCGACAAACGAGCTCATCATAATGCGCTGGAACGGAAACGTAGGGACCACATCAAGGACAGCTTCCACAGCCTGCGGGACTCGGTCCCGTCCCTCCAGGGAGAGAAG GCATCCCGGGCCCAAATCCTAGACAAAGCCACAGAGTATATCCAGTATATGCGAAGGAAAaaccacacacaccagcaggacatCGACGACCTCAAGCGGCAGAATGCTCTTCTGGAGCAGCAAG TCCGTGCACTGGAGAAGGCGAGGTCAAGTGCCCAACTGCAGACCAACTACCCCTCCTCAGACAGCAGCCTCTACACCAACGCCAAGGGCAGCACCATCTCTGCCTTCGATGGTGGCTCGGACTCCAGTTCTGAGTCGGAGCCCGAAGAGCCCCAAAGCAGGAAGAAGCTCCGAGTGGAGGCCAACTAA
- the MAX gene encoding protein max isoform X2 has product MSDNDDIEVESDADKRAHHNALERKRRDHIKDSFHSLRDSVPSLQGEKASRAQILDKATEYIQYMRRKNHTHQQDIDDLKRQNALLEQQVRALEKARSSAQLQTNYPSSDSSLYTNAKGSTISAFDGGSDSSSESEPEEPQSRKKLRVEAN; this is encoded by the exons ATGAGCGATAACGATGACATCGAGGTGGAGAGCGAC GCCGACAAACGAGCTCATCATAATGCGCTGGAACGGAAACGTAGGGACCACATCAAGGACAGCTTCCACAGCCTGCGGGACTCGGTCCCGTCCCTCCAGGGAGAGAAG GCATCCCGGGCCCAAATCCTAGACAAAGCCACAGAGTATATCCAGTATATGCGAAGGAAAaaccacacacaccagcaggacatCGACGACCTCAAGCGGCAGAATGCTCTTCTGGAGCAGCAAG TCCGTGCACTGGAGAAGGCGAGGTCAAGTGCCCAACTGCAGACCAACTACCCCTCCTCAGACAGCAGCCTCTACACCAACGCCAAGGGCAGCACCATCTCTGCCTTCGATGGTGGCTCGGACTCCAGTTCTGAGTCGGAGCCCGAAGAGCCCCAAAGCAGGAAGAAGCTCCGAGTGGAGGCCAACTAA
- the MAX gene encoding protein max isoform X4 → MLFWSSKGKARADQGLCSWGIHFSSSLMEDASKRKFRALEKARSSAQLQTNYPSSDSSLYTNAKGSTISAFDGGSDSSSESEPEEPQSRKKLRVEAN, encoded by the exons ATGCTCTTCTGGAGCAGCAAG GGGAAAGCGAGAGCTGATCAAGGTCTTTGTTCCTGGGGAATtcacttctcttcctccctcatgGAAGATGCAAGTAAAAGGAAAT TCCGTGCACTGGAGAAGGCGAGGTCAAGTGCCCAACTGCAGACCAACTACCCCTCCTCAGACAGCAGCCTCTACACCAACGCCAAGGGCAGCACCATCTCTGCCTTCGATGGTGGCTCGGACTCCAGTTCTGAGTCGGAGCCCGAAGAGCCCCAAAGCAGGAAGAAGCTCCGAGTGGAGGCCAACTAA